One window from the genome of Nicotiana tomentosiformis chromosome 5, ASM39032v3, whole genome shotgun sequence encodes:
- the LOC138892091 gene encoding uncharacterized protein, protein MAITTRSGKGRDAPTSNQRKLVDDEQVVQEDEIPENVVKANEEGWIDIDDNVEEAQEEVNQSRDHIVDITEPVVQKAKAPMPRPPPPYPQRLAKQNGENQFKKFIDMMKSLSINVPLVEVLEQMPGYAKFMKDLVTKKRLINFEIIKITHQASEIVHSMAPKLEDPGAFTICCTIGSAEFAKALCDLGRPLGMIEDLLVHVDKFILPADFVILDCEVDYEVPIILGRPFLATEKALVDVEAGELTFRVGDEKVIFHMCKSMRQPNSKEVCSFVDLVTDVIVDETSDVMNIDDILEAILLNFNDDEMDGFIECVNLFQGMGS, encoded by the exons atggccattactacaaggagtggaaaaggtaGGGATGCACCCACCTCGAATCAACGGAagcttgtggatgatgagcaagtggttcaagaagatgagatcccGGAAAATGTGGTGAAAGCAAATGAGGAAGggtggattgatattgatgataatgtggaggaagctcaagaggaagtgaaccaaTCTAGGGATCACATTGTTGACATaacggaaccggtagtgcaaaaggctaaggcaccaatgcctaggcctcctcctccatatcctcaaaggctcgccaagcaaaatggcgagaatcaattcaaaaagttcattgacatgatgaagagcctATCTatcaatgtgccattggttgaagtcttggagcaaatgcccggttatgcaaagtttatgaaggatttagtgacAAAGAAGCGATTgataaattttgaaattataaaaataactCATCAAGCGAGtgaaattgtgcattcaatggctcccaagttggaggatcccggcgCTTTCACGATTTGTTGTACCATTGGgagtgccgagtttgcaaaagctctttgtgatcttggg aggccattgggaatGATTGAAGATTTATTGGTTcatgttgataaatttattcttccggcggattttgtcattcttgattgtgaggttgattatgaggtgccgattattcttggtagacctttccttgctacggagAAGGCTCTAgttgatgttgaagccggagaacttaccttccgggttggtgatgaaaaagtgattTTCCAtatgtgtaagtccatgcggcaacccaATAGCAAAGAGGTGTGTTCTTTCgtagacttggtgaccgatgtgattgtaGATGAAACAAGTGATGTGATgaatattgatgatatattggagGCCATCTTGCTCAACTTTAATGATGACGAAATGGATGGCTTCATAGAATGTGTGAACTTGTTTCAAGGAATGGGGTCATAA